A genomic stretch from Bradyrhizobium sp. 195 includes:
- a CDS encoding efflux RND transporter periplasmic adaptor subunit, with product MSGPDGSERLVKKHDFVQLRHGAIAGLLTAAFALTGCGQPASQAAAPPPAPVTVAQPAKRTVTDWDEFTGRFEAVEEVQVRPRVGGFVNSVEFQDGAIVRQGDLLYVIDPRPFEAVATQAEGQLSDARAKVELAKRELDRGLSLVQTSAVSEQVVDQRRQALQAAHAAEVQAEGALKAAKLNIEFTHVTAPLTGRVSRHLVSPGNLVQGSDNGSSTLLTSIVTLDPIYVYFDMDEATFIKYSKLWFEGRRPSSRDTANPVQVTLAGETKPSHEGTINFLDNRLDVSTGTLRSRAVVKNTDLSILPGQFGRVRLIGSAPYEALLIPDAAVATDQSRKIVFVVKPDDTVEARPVVLGPLDDGLRVIREGLKAEDRVIVNGIQRARVGAKVAPQTAQAPAGGKS from the coding sequence ATGAGTGGACCGGACGGAAGCGAGCGACTTGTCAAAAAGCACGATTTCGTTCAGTTGCGGCACGGCGCCATCGCCGGGCTTCTCACTGCTGCATTCGCGCTCACCGGTTGCGGACAGCCAGCCTCGCAGGCAGCCGCCCCGCCGCCGGCGCCCGTGACGGTCGCCCAGCCGGCCAAGCGCACCGTCACCGATTGGGACGAGTTCACCGGCCGCTTCGAAGCGGTGGAGGAGGTGCAGGTCCGCCCGCGCGTCGGCGGCTTCGTCAACTCCGTCGAATTCCAGGACGGCGCCATCGTGCGTCAGGGCGATCTGCTTTACGTGATCGACCCGCGTCCGTTCGAAGCGGTGGCCACGCAGGCGGAGGGACAGCTGTCGGATGCCCGCGCCAAGGTGGAGCTCGCCAAGCGCGAGCTCGATCGCGGTCTCAGCCTGGTGCAGACCAGCGCAGTCTCCGAGCAGGTCGTCGATCAGCGTCGTCAGGCCTTGCAGGCCGCGCACGCCGCCGAGGTGCAGGCCGAAGGCGCGCTCAAGGCCGCCAAGCTCAACATTGAATTCACGCATGTAACGGCGCCGTTGACGGGCCGCGTCAGCCGCCATCTCGTCAGCCCCGGCAATCTCGTGCAGGGCAGCGACAACGGCTCTTCGACCCTGCTGACCTCGATCGTCACGCTCGACCCGATCTACGTCTATTTCGACATGGATGAGGCGACCTTCATCAAATACAGCAAGCTCTGGTTCGAAGGCCGGCGCCCGAGCTCGCGCGATACGGCGAACCCGGTGCAGGTGACGCTCGCCGGCGAGACCAAGCCGTCGCATGAAGGCACCATCAACTTTCTCGACAACCGTCTCGACGTCTCCACCGGCACGCTGCGCAGCCGCGCCGTCGTCAAGAACACCGATCTGTCGATCCTGCCCGGCCAGTTCGGCCGCGTGCGTCTGATCGGCAGTGCGCCCTACGAAGCTCTGCTGATTCCGGATGCGGCTGTCGCGACCGACCAGTCCCGCAAGATCGTGTTCGTGGTCAAACCCGACGATACGGTTGAGGCGCGTCCCGTCGTGCTCGGGCCGCTGGATGACGGCCTACGCGTGATCCGCGAAGGGTTGAAGGCGGAGGACCGCGTCATCGTCAACGGCATCCAGCGTGCCCGTGTCGGTGCCAAGGTCGCCCCGCAGACCGCGCAAGCCCCAGCCGGTGGCAAGTCATGA
- a CDS encoding efflux RND transporter permease subunit codes for MNLGRLSINQPILAMVLSIVLLIVGALAYTTLPVSEYPQVVPPTVVVTTQYPGASAQTVSDTVAAPIEQEINGVEDMLYLYSQATSNGQLTITVTFKLGTDLDKAQVLVQNRVAIAQPRLPEEVQRNGVTTRKNSPDILMVVFMLSPDDTFDQLYISNYALLQVRDQLLRLDGVGDIQIFGARDYSMRLWLDPDRIANLGLTSAEVLAAIRAQNVQIAGGQIAEPPIADRAFQPNLTFTGRLKDQKQFEDILIKAGSDGRVVRLRDVARIELGALAYSTNSFLLRKSAVAMLVTQRPGSNALATAKNITDTMTKLKESFPKGLDYNIGYNPTEFIAQSVHELIKTIYEAMLLVVVVVLVFLQGWRPAIIPIIAIPVSLVGTFAVMAALGFSINNLTLFGLVLAVGIVVDDAIVVVENVERHLEHGMSRRDAALKTMEEVGGALVSIALVLCAVFVPTAFIGGISGQFFQQFAVTIAVATAISCFCSLTLSPALASQILTPHEEKRPPAAWNVIARAWGAFTGIFNRVFDRLAHGYAGLADFVIRHSVMMLLIYVVLIGSAGWLIVTTPQGFIPAQDRGYVIVSVQLPGAASLARTTEVVREIERIALDTPGIIRVAAFAGFSGATRTQAGNAAALFPVFDEPEARIKKGLTANAITGELRKRLSAIQGAFIIVIPPPAVPGIGTGGGFAIRIQDRQGRGAELLAAATDELVAAARKSPLLLGPSVFSPFTANTPQLFVDIDRTKAQKLGVPISNINDTIQSYFGSTYVNDFNLFGRTYHVTAQADFPFRKEPSDLARLRTRNASGDMVMLGSVVEFKDVSGPDRVARYNLYAASELQGEPSPGTSSTTALDTIKKLADDTLPSGFTFEWTDLSYQQVTGGNAGLYVFPICVLFVYLVLAAQYGSWTLPFAVILIVPMCLLAATIGVRIMGQDVNILTQIGFVVLVGLAAKNAILIVEFARDIENEGRPRLEAVIEACRLRLRPILMTSFAFILGVLPLVISTGSGSEMRQAVGVAVFFGMIGVTLFGLLFTPIFYVVVRNLAEGRNEGKKPEVAA; via the coding sequence ATGAATCTCGGCCGTCTCTCCATCAACCAGCCCATCCTGGCGATGGTGCTGTCGATCGTGCTCCTGATCGTCGGCGCGCTCGCCTACACCACGCTGCCGGTGTCCGAATATCCGCAAGTGGTGCCGCCGACCGTGGTCGTCACCACGCAATATCCAGGCGCCTCCGCGCAGACCGTGTCCGACACGGTGGCAGCTCCCATCGAGCAGGAGATCAACGGCGTCGAGGACATGCTGTATCTCTACAGCCAGGCGACCTCGAACGGCCAGCTCACCATCACCGTCACCTTCAAGCTCGGCACCGATCTCGACAAGGCCCAGGTGCTGGTGCAGAACCGCGTCGCGATCGCGCAGCCGCGCCTGCCGGAGGAAGTCCAGCGCAACGGCGTCACCACGCGCAAGAACTCGCCCGACATCCTGATGGTCGTGTTCATGCTGTCGCCCGACGACACGTTCGACCAGCTCTACATCTCCAATTACGCACTGCTCCAGGTCCGCGACCAATTGCTGCGCCTCGACGGCGTCGGCGACATCCAGATCTTTGGCGCGCGCGATTACTCAATGAGGTTGTGGCTCGATCCTGACCGCATCGCCAATCTCGGCCTGACCTCGGCCGAGGTGCTGGCGGCGATCCGCGCCCAGAACGTGCAGATCGCCGGCGGCCAGATTGCCGAGCCGCCGATCGCCGACCGCGCCTTCCAGCCGAACCTCACCTTCACGGGCCGCCTGAAGGACCAGAAGCAGTTCGAGGACATCCTGATCAAGGCCGGCTCCGACGGCCGCGTGGTGCGGTTACGCGACGTTGCCCGTATCGAGCTCGGGGCGCTGGCGTACTCCACCAACAGCTTCCTGCTGCGCAAATCGGCGGTCGCCATGCTGGTGACGCAGCGGCCGGGATCGAACGCCCTCGCCACGGCAAAGAACATTACCGACACCATGACGAAGCTCAAGGAGAGCTTCCCGAAAGGTCTCGACTACAATATCGGCTACAACCCGACCGAGTTCATCGCGCAGTCCGTCCACGAGCTGATCAAGACCATCTACGAGGCCATGCTGCTCGTGGTCGTCGTGGTGCTGGTGTTCCTGCAGGGATGGCGGCCTGCGATCATCCCGATCATCGCGATTCCGGTGTCGCTGGTCGGCACCTTCGCGGTGATGGCGGCGCTGGGCTTCTCGATCAACAATCTCACTTTGTTCGGCCTGGTGCTCGCCGTCGGCATCGTGGTGGACGACGCGATCGTGGTGGTCGAGAATGTCGAGCGGCATCTCGAGCACGGGATGAGCCGGCGCGACGCCGCGCTCAAGACCATGGAGGAGGTCGGCGGCGCGCTGGTCTCGATCGCGCTGGTGCTATGCGCGGTGTTCGTCCCGACGGCGTTCATCGGCGGCATTTCCGGGCAGTTCTTCCAGCAGTTTGCCGTGACCATTGCGGTCGCGACCGCGATCTCGTGCTTCTGCTCGCTGACGCTGTCGCCGGCGCTGGCCTCGCAGATTCTCACGCCGCACGAGGAGAAACGTCCGCCGGCCGCATGGAATGTCATCGCGCGGGCGTGGGGTGCCTTCACCGGGATCTTCAACCGCGTGTTCGACCGGCTGGCGCATGGCTATGCCGGCCTCGCCGATTTCGTGATCCGGCACTCGGTAATGATGCTCCTGATCTACGTCGTGCTGATCGGCAGCGCCGGCTGGCTGATCGTGACGACGCCGCAGGGCTTCATCCCGGCGCAGGACCGTGGCTACGTCATCGTTTCCGTGCAATTGCCCGGTGCCGCCTCGCTGGCGCGCACCACCGAGGTCGTGCGCGAGATCGAGCGGATCGCGCTGGATACGCCAGGTATTATCCGCGTCGCCGCCTTTGCCGGCTTTTCCGGCGCGACGCGCACGCAGGCGGGCAACGCGGCAGCGCTATTCCCGGTGTTCGACGAACCGGAGGCGCGGATCAAGAAAGGACTCACGGCCAACGCCATCACGGGCGAGCTGCGCAAGCGCCTGTCCGCTATCCAGGGCGCCTTCATCATCGTAATTCCGCCGCCCGCCGTGCCCGGCATCGGCACAGGCGGCGGCTTCGCGATCCGCATCCAGGACCGCCAGGGCCGCGGGGCTGAGCTGCTCGCTGCGGCCACCGACGAGCTTGTCGCCGCGGCACGCAAATCGCCCTTGCTGCTCGGCCCCTCGGTGTTCTCGCCGTTCACCGCCAACACGCCGCAGCTCTTCGTCGACATCGACCGCACCAAGGCGCAGAAGCTCGGCGTGCCCATCTCGAACATCAACGATACGATCCAGAGCTATTTCGGATCGACCTATGTCAACGACTTCAACCTGTTCGGCCGCACCTATCACGTCACCGCGCAGGCTGACTTCCCGTTCCGGAAAGAGCCCAGCGATCTCGCGCGCCTACGCACGCGCAACGCCTCCGGCGACATGGTGATGCTCGGCAGCGTGGTCGAGTTCAAGGATGTTTCCGGTCCCGATCGCGTCGCGCGCTACAATCTCTATGCCGCGTCCGAGCTTCAGGGTGAGCCGTCGCCGGGCACCAGCTCGACCACAGCGCTCGACACCATCAAGAAGCTGGCGGATGATACCTTGCCGAGCGGCTTCACCTTTGAATGGACGGATCTGTCCTATCAGCAGGTCACCGGCGGCAATGCCGGCCTCTACGTGTTCCCGATTTGCGTGCTGTTCGTCTACCTCGTGCTGGCCGCGCAATATGGCAGCTGGACCCTGCCGTTCGCGGTGATCCTGATCGTGCCGATGTGCCTGCTTGCCGCCACCATCGGCGTGCGCATCATGGGTCAGGACGTCAACATCCTCACGCAAATCGGTTTCGTCGTGCTGGTGGGGCTGGCGGCCAAGAACGCGATTTTGATCGTCGAGTTCGCGCGCGACATCGAGAACGAAGGCAGACCGCGACTGGAGGCTGTGATCGAGGCCTGCCGCCTGCGGCTGCGGCCGATCCTGATGACCTCCTTCGCCTTCATCCTCGGCGTGCTGCCGCTGGTGATCTCGACCGGCTCCGGCTCGGAGATGCGGCAGGCGGTCGGCGTCGCCGTCTTCTTCGGCATGATCGGCGTCACCCTGTTCGGCCTGTTGTTCACGCCGATCTTCTACGTGGTGGTGCGGAACCTGGCGGAGGGACGGAACGAGGGGAAGAAGCCGGAGGTGGCTGCCTGA
- a CDS encoding ABC transporter substrate-binding protein, protein MKSALLAAVATSALVLAAPASAQGVKIGILNDQSGVYADYGGKWSVEAAKMAIEDFGGEVLGQKVELVTADHQNKPDLATSIARRWYDVENVDMITELTTSSVALAIHELSKEKKKIDIVVGAATSRLTGDACQPYGFHWAYDTRALGVGTGGALTKAGGDTWFFLTADYAFGYALEKDTSEIVTANGGKVVGSVRVPLNSSDFSSFLLQAQSSKAKIVGLANAGLDTTNSIKQASEFGIVASGQKLAGLLMTLAEVNGLGLQAAQGLVLTEGYYWDVNDKSRNLGERFLKRTGRMPNMIHAGTYSATLSYLKAVKAAGTKDPDAVAKKLKELPVDDDFAQGGKVLENGRMVHDMYLFEVKKPSESKKPWDYYKLLATVPGDKAFFAAKESGCPLTK, encoded by the coding sequence ATGAAATCAGCACTTTTGGCCGCCGTCGCAACCTCTGCTTTGGTGCTGGCGGCGCCGGCGTCCGCGCAAGGCGTCAAGATCGGCATCCTCAACGACCAGTCCGGCGTCTATGCCGATTACGGCGGCAAATGGTCGGTCGAGGCGGCCAAGATGGCGATCGAGGACTTTGGCGGCGAGGTGCTGGGCCAGAAGGTCGAACTCGTCACCGCCGATCACCAGAACAAGCCCGACCTCGCGACCTCGATCGCGCGGCGCTGGTACGACGTCGAGAACGTCGACATGATCACGGAGCTGACGACCTCCTCGGTCGCGCTCGCGATCCACGAGCTCTCCAAGGAAAAGAAGAAGATCGACATCGTCGTCGGCGCCGCGACCTCGCGTCTCACTGGCGATGCCTGCCAGCCCTACGGCTTCCACTGGGCCTACGACACCCGCGCGCTCGGCGTCGGCACCGGCGGCGCGCTGACCAAGGCCGGCGGCGACACCTGGTTCTTCCTCACTGCGGACTACGCCTTCGGCTACGCGCTGGAGAAGGACACCAGCGAGATCGTCACCGCCAATGGCGGCAAGGTGGTCGGCTCGGTGCGCGTGCCGCTCAACTCCTCGGACTTCTCGTCCTTCCTGCTGCAGGCGCAGAGCTCCAAGGCCAAGATCGTCGGGCTCGCCAATGCCGGCCTCGACACCACCAACTCGATCAAGCAGGCCTCCGAGTTCGGCATCGTCGCCAGTGGCCAGAAGCTCGCCGGCCTCCTGATGACGCTTGCGGAAGTGAACGGCCTCGGCCTCCAGGCCGCGCAAGGCCTGGTGCTGACCGAGGGCTACTACTGGGACGTCAACGACAAGTCGCGCAATCTCGGCGAACGCTTCCTCAAGCGGACCGGCCGGATGCCGAACATGATCCATGCCGGCACCTATTCGGCGACGCTGAGCTATCTCAAGGCAGTCAAGGCTGCCGGCACCAAGGATCCGGATGCGGTCGCCAAGAAGCTGAAGGAGCTGCCGGTCGACGACGATTTCGCCCAAGGCGGCAAGGTGCTCGAGAACGGCCGCATGGTCCACGACATGTATCTGTTCGAGGTCAAGAAGCCGTCGGAATCGAAGAAGCCCTGGGACTATTACAAGCTGCTCGCCACCGTCCCCGGCGACAAGGCCTTCTTCGCCGCAAAGGAAAGTGGCTGCCCGCTGACGAAGTAG
- a CDS encoding MAPEG family protein codes for MYHLTALVTLLAIAFYFFTSINVSRSRSKTGVKVPAMSGHPDFERAFRIQMNTLEWMPIFLPALWLFAVYISDSIAAGIGAIWIIGRIVYFIGYSKAAAKRGPGFMIQGIAAIALWTGALGAVVLRLV; via the coding sequence ATGTATCACCTCACCGCCCTCGTCACGCTGCTGGCGATCGCATTTTATTTCTTCACCAGCATCAACGTCTCGCGGTCGCGCAGCAAGACCGGCGTCAAAGTGCCCGCGATGTCGGGCCATCCGGATTTCGAACGCGCCTTCCGCATCCAGATGAACACGCTGGAATGGATGCCGATCTTTCTGCCGGCGCTCTGGCTGTTCGCGGTCTATATCAGCGATAGCATCGCGGCAGGAATCGGCGCGATCTGGATCATCGGCCGCATTGTCTACTTCATCGGCTATTCGAAGGCGGCCGCAAAGCGTGGCCCGGGCTTCATGATCCAGGGCATCGCCGCGATTGCTCTGTGGACGGGAGCGTTAGGCGCGGTGGTGCTGCGGCTGGTGTAA
- a CDS encoding lipocalin-like domain-containing protein: protein MSADLISRRAFTGGIAALALARRAGAQGYAGLGETADGFAKVTPGKLFAFPADHGPHPEFRIEWWYLTANLVDGSDAVCGLQWTLFRQAAQPGPQGEGWANQQVWMAHAAVTRADTHRFNEVFSRGGIGQAGVSATPFAAWIDDWEMKGLDRADDRTLAPLTLKAASTDFSYALTLEADRAVVLQGDGGYSRKSERGQASYYYSQPFYRARGTLTIDDKPVDVSGQAWMDREWSSQPLDADQTGWDWLSLHLSSGDKLMLYRLRQKDGRDYPFGNWITAAGETQMIAGGDIQMSPKATADVAGRKLPVEWQIAIPSRSFSIACKPLNPRAWMGTGFSYWEGPISFAGTHDGVGYLELTGY, encoded by the coding sequence ATGAGCGCTGACCTGATCTCGCGCCGCGCCTTCACCGGCGGCATCGCCGCGCTGGCGCTCGCCCGCCGCGCCGGTGCGCAGGGCTATGCCGGGCTCGGTGAGACAGCGGATGGCTTTGCCAAGGTCACGCCGGGAAAGCTGTTCGCCTTTCCGGCCGATCACGGGCCGCATCCGGAGTTTCGAATCGAGTGGTGGTATCTCACGGCAAATCTCGTCGACGGCAGCGACGCGGTTTGCGGCCTGCAATGGACGCTGTTCCGACAGGCGGCGCAGCCGGGCCCGCAGGGCGAAGGCTGGGCCAATCAGCAGGTGTGGATGGCCCACGCCGCGGTGACGCGCGCCGATACCCACCGCTTCAACGAAGTCTTTTCACGCGGTGGCATCGGGCAGGCCGGCGTCTCCGCAACACCGTTTGCGGCCTGGATCGACGACTGGGAGATGAAGGGTCTCGATCGCGCCGACGATCGCACTTTGGCGCCTCTCACGCTGAAGGCAGCCAGCACCGATTTCAGCTACGCTCTGACGCTAGAGGCCGATCGCGCCGTGGTGCTGCAAGGCGATGGCGGCTATAGCCGCAAGTCGGAGCGCGGCCAGGCGTCCTACTATTACAGTCAGCCGTTCTACCGCGCCCGCGGCACGCTCACCATCGACGACAAGCCGGTCGACGTCTCGGGCCAGGCCTGGATGGACCGCGAATGGAGCAGCCAGCCGCTCGATGCCGACCAGACCGGCTGGGACTGGCTGTCGCTGCATCTGTCATCCGGCGACAAGCTGATGCTGTACCGGCTACGGCAGAAGGACGGCAGGGATTATCCGTTCGGCAACTGGATCACCGCGGCCGGCGAGACGCAGATGATTGCGGGTGGCGACATCCAGATGAGTCCGAAAGCGACCGCGGACGTCGCGGGACGCAAGCTGCCGGTGGAATGGCAGATCGCGATTCCCTCGCGATCGTTCTCGATTGCTTGCAAGCCGCTCAATCCCAGGGCCTGGATGGGGACCGGCTTCTCCTACTGGGAAGGACCGATCAGCTTTGCCGGCACGCATGACGGCGTTGGCTATCTCGAGCTGACCGGGTATTGA
- a CDS encoding ABC transporter permease codes for MRRALWILAVLLSHWRRHKMQFATLLVGLIAATALWSGVQAINQQARNAYDRAAATFGGARTAMLVAPASATFPQELFVKLRRAGWPVSPALEGRVQINGRSVRLLGIEPVTLPIDVGNAPRLGAADLSSFVAPPGRTLVARDTLSDLQEQEGAAPPTSDGATLPPLRVLPQLVPDVLVVDIGVAQRLLNKPDQVSRLLLGKPKSKPAPLASVVGDQLQLIEPTAETELERLTDSFHLNLTAFGLLSFFVGLFIVNSAVGLAFEQRLPMLRTLRACGASARLVNTVLVIELVALALVAGLIGLVCGYFIAAALLPDVAASLRGLYGAQIPGQLSLRPEWWLAGIGISIAGALVAAATSLVKAIRIPVLATAQPRAWQQRQRRWLILQSLAACAVFAVALLLLRYGESLIAGFGLLAALMLGAALILPALLELLLLAGQRAARKPLALWFWADSRQQLSGLSLALMALLLALAVNVGVSTMVETFSRTFIGWLNGRLAADVYISASDNAQALAIRNWLRERSDVQAILSGGRAEALVQGQPVELLGLPDHTLYRERWPLLDAAPRAWTRLMPGNAAFISEQLSRRLNVGIGDVVEVPAPGGTWELDIVGVYADYGNPKGQLAVNVAALMRQFPQTPQTRIGLIVARENIPGLIAALQKQFALGDRSVADQATVKAESIRIFNRTFAVTSALNAFTLGVAGIALFTSLLTLANSRLPQLAPLWAIGITRPRLAAIELTKTLSVALFTALLAVPLGLLVAWCLIAIVNVKAFGWRLPFHVFPLQLVELVAVALFASLLAALLPVARLARMQPTNLVKVFANER; via the coding sequence ATGAGGCGCGCGCTGTGGATCCTCGCCGTGCTGCTCAGCCATTGGCGGCGTCACAAGATGCAGTTCGCGACGCTTCTGGTCGGGCTGATCGCGGCGACCGCGCTGTGGAGCGGCGTGCAGGCCATCAACCAGCAGGCCCGCAACGCCTATGACCGCGCCGCGGCGACATTCGGCGGCGCCCGCACGGCGATGCTGGTTGCGCCTGCCAGTGCGACCTTTCCCCAGGAGTTGTTCGTAAAACTCCGCCGCGCGGGCTGGCCGGTGTCGCCGGCGCTGGAGGGCCGGGTCCAGATCAACGGACGTTCGGTGCGCCTGCTCGGGATCGAGCCGGTGACGCTGCCGATCGACGTCGGCAACGCACCGCGCCTTGGTGCTGCAGATTTGAGCAGTTTTGTTGCTCCGCCGGGCCGGACATTGGTGGCGCGGGACACGCTGAGCGATCTGCAGGAGCAGGAGGGCGCAGCGCCTCCGACCAGCGACGGCGCAACATTGCCGCCCCTGCGCGTACTGCCGCAGCTCGTGCCCGACGTGCTCGTGGTCGATATCGGCGTGGCACAGCGTCTGCTGAACAAGCCGGACCAGGTGTCGCGGCTTCTGCTCGGCAAGCCGAAGAGCAAGCCCGCGCCGCTGGCAAGCGTCGTCGGCGACCAGCTGCAGCTGATCGAACCGACCGCGGAGACCGAGCTGGAGCGCCTCACCGACAGCTTCCATCTCAACCTCACGGCGTTCGGCCTGTTGTCGTTCTTCGTCGGCCTGTTCATCGTCAACTCGGCCGTCGGACTCGCCTTCGAGCAGCGGCTGCCGATGCTGCGAACCTTGCGCGCCTGCGGGGCCTCGGCGCGGCTGGTCAACACAGTCTTGGTAATCGAGCTCGTGGCGCTGGCCCTCGTCGCCGGGCTGATCGGGCTCGTCTGCGGCTATTTCATCGCCGCCGCGCTGCTGCCCGACGTCGCGGCGTCGCTGCGCGGGCTCTATGGCGCGCAGATTCCGGGGCAGCTCAGCTTGCGGCCCGAATGGTGGCTCGCCGGCATCGGCATCAGCATTGCGGGCGCGCTTGTTGCGGCGGCAACGAGCTTGGTCAAGGCAATCAGGATTCCGGTGCTGGCGACGGCGCAGCCGCGCGCCTGGCAGCAGCGGCAGCGCCGCTGGCTGATCCTGCAGAGCCTGGCCGCCTGCGCCGTGTTCGCGGTCGCACTGCTGTTGCTTCGTTATGGCGAATCGCTGATCGCGGGCTTTGGCCTGCTGGCGGCGCTGATGCTCGGTGCGGCCCTGATCCTGCCGGCATTGCTCGAACTGCTCCTGCTCGCAGGTCAGCGCGCCGCGCGCAAGCCGCTCGCGCTGTGGTTCTGGGCGGACAGCCGACAGCAGCTCTCCGGGCTGTCACTCGCGCTGATGGCGCTGCTGCTCGCCCTCGCCGTCAATGTCGGCGTGTCAACCATGGTCGAGACCTTCAGCCGCACCTTCATCGGCTGGCTGAACGGACGGCTCGCAGCCGACGTCTACATCAGCGCTTCCGACAATGCGCAGGCCCTCGCCATTCGAAACTGGCTGCGCGAACGCAGCGACGTGCAGGCGATCCTGTCGGGTGGCCGCGCCGAGGCGCTGGTTCAAGGGCAGCCGGTGGAACTGCTCGGCCTGCCCGACCACACGCTCTATCGCGAGCGCTGGCCGCTGCTGGACGCCGCGCCGCGTGCCTGGACCCGGCTCATGCCGGGCAATGCCGCCTTCATCAGCGAGCAATTGAGCCGCCGCCTCAACGTCGGGATCGGCGACGTCGTCGAGGTGCCGGCGCCGGGCGGGACGTGGGAGCTCGATATCGTCGGCGTCTATGCCGATTACGGCAATCCCAAGGGGCAACTCGCCGTCAACGTCGCGGCGCTGATGCGGCAGTTTCCGCAGACGCCGCAGACGCGGATCGGCCTGATCGTCGCCAGGGAAAATATCCCCGGCCTGATCGCGGCCCTGCAAAAACAGTTTGCACTCGGCGATCGCAGTGTCGCGGATCAGGCGACGGTGAAGGCGGAATCGATCCGCATCTTCAACCGCACCTTTGCGGTGACATCCGCGCTGAACGCGTTCACCCTCGGCGTCGCCGGGATCGCGCTGTTCACCAGCCTGTTGACGCTGGCGAATTCCCGCCTGCCGCAACTTGCACCGCTGTGGGCGATCGGCATCACCCGGCCGCGCCTGGCCGCGATCGAATTGACCAAGACGCTGTCGGTGGCGCTGTTCACCGCGCTGCTCGCCGTGCCGCTTGGGCTGCTGGTGGCGTGGTGCCTGATCGCGATCGTCAACGTGAAGGCGTTCGGCTGGCGGCTGCCGTTCCACGTGTTCCCGCTGCAACTGGTCGAGTTGGTCGCGGTGGCGCTGTTTGCGTCGCTGCTTGCGGCTCTGTTGCCGGTGGCACGGCTGGCGCGGATGCAACCGACAAATCTCGTCAAGGTGTTCGCCAATGAGCGCTGA
- a CDS encoding ABC transporter ATP-binding protein, whose product MLSIRNLSKTFSSAGEPVHVLRGVDLDLRDGERIALTGESGSGKSTLLHLIAGLDAADSGTIRLADIEITKLSDAGRASLRRDRIGLVFQQFNLIPSLSVADNLAFQARIADRHDVAWTKELVERLGLGALLKRYPEQLSGGQQQRVAIGRALATKPSLLLADEPTGNLDEATAENVLALTRDLVARTGCGFLMVTHSLHLAATLDRHLTLHAGRIA is encoded by the coding sequence GTGCTGAGCATCCGAAACCTTTCCAAGACCTTCTCCTCGGCCGGCGAACCGGTCCATGTGCTGCGCGGCGTCGATCTCGACCTCAGGGACGGCGAACGCATCGCGCTGACCGGCGAATCCGGCAGCGGCAAGAGCACGCTGCTGCATCTGATCGCGGGGCTGGATGCCGCCGATAGCGGCACGATTCGGCTGGCGGATATCGAGATCACCAAACTGTCCGATGCGGGGCGCGCCAGCCTGCGGCGCGACCGGATCGGCCTGGTTTTTCAGCAATTCAACCTGATCCCGAGCCTGTCGGTCGCGGACAATCTGGCCTTTCAGGCGCGGATCGCAGACCGTCATGATGTGGCCTGGACGAAAGAGCTGGTCGAACGGCTCGGGCTCGGGGCTCTTCTGAAGCGCTATCCCGAGCAATTATCGGGCGGGCAGCAGCAACGCGTCGCGATCGGCCGTGCCCTGGCGACGAAGCCGTCGCTGCTGCTGGCCGACGAGCCGACCGGCAATCTGGACGAAGCCACCGCCGAGAACGTGCTGGCGCTGACGCGCGATCTCGTCGCGCGCACCGGCTGCGGTTTCCTGATGGTGACGCACAGCCTGCATCTGGCCGCGACGCTCGACCGCCATCTGACCCTGCATGCGGGACGGATCGCATGA